The following coding sequences are from one Enterococcus sp. 4G2_DIV0659 window:
- a CDS encoding Asp23/Gls24 family envelope stress response protein, which produces MTDEKNLVINTKDSLGEIVIAPEVIEVIIGIAASKVDGVYGMRGTFANNVTEFLGRAAHGKGIFLRAEEDGLKVDIYCYLNYGISVPKVALEMQDRVKQQVLFMTDIDLVEVNVHVVAVVPEKLPEPDFDELFPEEEGEHE; this is translated from the coding sequence ATGACTGACGAAAAAAATCTAGTAATCAATACAAAAGATTCTTTAGGCGAGATTGTTATTGCGCCAGAGGTAATTGAAGTCATTATTGGTATTGCAGCATCTAAAGTAGATGGTGTATACGGTATGCGTGGAACATTTGCTAATAATGTAACAGAGTTTTTAGGCCGTGCTGCTCATGGTAAAGGCATCTTTTTAAGAGCAGAAGAAGATGGATTGAAAGTGGACATCTACTGCTACTTGAATTATGGGATATCCGTACCTAAAGTAGCTTTGGAAATGCAAGATCGTGTGAAACAACAAGTGTTGTTCATGACAGACATCGATTTAGTAGAAGTGAATGTTCATGTAGTGGCAGTCGTTCCTGAAAAATTACCTGAACCAGATTTCGATGAATTATTCCCGGAAGAAGAGGGAGAACATGAGTAA